The Paenibacillus mucilaginosus 3016 genome includes the window CCAGCACGTGGACATACAGATAATAGACGCCGAAGGAGAAAGCGGCCGAGATCAGCAGCGATACCCAGATCCTGCCCCGCTCCATCGTCTGGAAGCCGAGCATCAGGAACAGGAAGGTGCCGAGAACGAAGCCGATATCCTCCAGAAAGAACGCATAGAGCACGGCGGCGGTGAAGATGATCCCGAAGCGCTTGTAATCGAGGTTTTCTTTGCGCTTCTGCCGCTGCTGGTACCGGAACGTTTCGTAGATGAGCCGGATGCTCATCAGAGCGAGGAAGATGCCGAGCACCATCGGAAAAATATTGGCCCCCACATTGCTCCCGTAAGCGCTCGTCGAGATCGTCCCGCTGCCGACGGCGAAGGCGGCGCCGACCGCGAGAAACACGATGCCGGCGTAACGGTCGAATGTTTTGTTCATGGTTGACACGCTCCTGTTTGCTGTCTGCTAAGATAAACGGCTTTGCCGTCCTTCACGGACGATGCACATTGATTAGAAATAGAAGA containing:
- a CDS encoding tripartite tricarboxylate transporter TctB family protein encodes the protein MNKTFDRYAGIVFLAVGAAFAVGSGTISTSAYGSNVGANIFPMVLGIFLALMSIRLIYETFRYQQRQKRKENLDYKRFGIIFTAAVLYAFFLEDIGFVLGTFLFLMLGFQTMERGRIWVSLLISAAFSFGVYYLYVHVLEGSLPGFPAWLGLT